TCCTCGTCGAGAACGCCGACGACGCCGTCGAGGACGTGCTCGTCGACACCCTCGAGGTCGGCTTCGACGAAGCCGACGACGGGAATTTCGACTACACGCGCGAGGCCGCCCACTCGGAGTACCGCATCCTCCACGTCGACGCCGCGACGGGGACCCACATCCTGCGGCCGTTCCTGCACTACGTCGACGACCACGAGCGCATCGAGGTCCGGCAGGATACCGCCGCCCTCGAGTTGATCACCGCCGAGGGACGCGTCCACGGCGTCGTCAGCGACGAGGAACCCGTGGGTCACCCGATCTATGCGGGCGCGACGATCCTCGCGACCGGCGGGATCGGCGCGCTCTACGGCCGGTCGACCAATCCCGACGACGCGACCGGCGACGGGATCGCCATGGCCGCGCTCGCGGGTGCGGACGTCGAGGACATGGAGTACGTCCAGTTCCACCCGACGGCCTATGCAGGCGACGATCCGTTCCTGCTCTCCGAAGCGCTGCGCGGCGAGGGCGCAGTACTGCGCAGCGGTGACGGCGAACAGTTCATGGACGACTACCACCCGCAGGGCGATCTCGCGCCCCGGGACGTCGTCGCCCGCGCGGTCGAGACAGAACGCGAGGAGACCGGTGAGGTCGTCCTCGACGTGAGTCCACTCGAGTTCGAGGTCGAGTACCCCGCCATCGCCGAGAAGTGCCGCGACCGCGGCATCGAGGGCGACGAGATCCCGGTCGCGCCCTGCGAGCACTTCCTGTGTGGCGGGATCGACGTCGACGAGCGCGGCCGCACTTCCCTCGATCGGCTCTACGCCGTCGGCGAGTGCGCTCGGACTGGCGTCCACGGCGCGAATCGATTGGCCAGTACCAGTTTGCTCGAGGGACTCGTCTGGGGGCTCCGAGCTGGCGACGCTGCGACCGGTTTCGAAGCTGAGGCCGTCGAGGCATCCGAACTCCGAAACCGGGATCCCGATCTCCCCGAGCGCTTCGCCGCCGAGAAGTTCACCCGCCTCAGGCAGACGATGGACGAGTATCTGGGGCTCGAGCGCGATCCCGAGGAGATCGCCCGTGCGAGTTCTGTCCTTCGGCGGCTCAAGGGTGAGATTGACGCCTACATCCGCACGCGGACGGCGCGGGACCTCTACGAACTGCGGAACGCCAGCATCGTCTCGCTGTTGATCGCGCGGGCGGCGAGCGAGAACACGGAGTCGGTCGGCTGTCACTACGTCGCGACAGACGGCGACGAATCGACGGCCGAACCGCCGGCCGACGATTGAGAGGCCCATGATCACTGATACACAGGTCGAACGCTGGCTCCGTGAGGACGTCGGACACCACGACGTGACGAATCAGGTCCCCGGCGAGACGATCGGCAGGCTTGTCGCGAAGGAATCGGGAACTGCCGCCGGTCTCGAGGCCGCAACTGCCGTCTTCGACTACCTCGACGTGGCCGTGACCGAACGCCTCGCAGAGGGAGCCGACGTCGACCCCGGCGACGAACTACTTCGGGTCGAGGGGGCTGCACGCGAGGTTCTCCGGGGCGAGCGCGTCGCGGTGAATCTCGCGGGCCACGCCTCGGGGATCGCGACGCGGACGCGGGAAGCGGTCGACGCAGCCCGCGAGGCGCGACGGGCCTCGGAAACGCGAGCGGCCACGGGCCGCGAGCACCGACCCGAATCGGACACCGTTGCCATCGCCGCGACCAGAAAGACCACGCCCGGGCTGCGCGGCCTCGAGAAACGCGCCGTCGTCGCGGGCGGCGGCGATACCCACCGCCTCGATCTCTCCCACATGGTCATGGTCAAGGACAACCACATCGCCGAGCTGGGGCTCGAGGAGGCGATCGCTCACTTCCAGGAGCAGACCTCGTTTGCGACGAAGATCGACGTGGAGGTCGAAACAGTCGCGGACGCGCCACGGGCTGCGGCCGCCGGTGCCGATATCGTCCTGCTCGACAACATGACGCCCGAGGAAACCCGGCGAGCAGTCGCAGAACTCGCCGACTACGAGGGCGTGCTGGCCGAAGCCAGCGGCGGGATTTCCGTCGCGGACGTGCCCGACTACGCCGCCACCGGCGTCGACGTGATCTCGATGGGGTCGCTCACGCACTCCGCACCGTCGCTGGATCTGTCGTTTCGAACCGACGAGTGAGGGCCGTCACTCGGTCTCCGGGCTCCACGCGCGGACGTCGGATTCCTCGAGGAACAGCGACGGATCGTCGTGGGAGAAGCTTACCCACTGGTCTGCCGACTCGGTCGTCACGTGGGTCAGGAGCTCCTCCTCGAGGAGCGCCGTCTCGAAGACCGATTTGCAGGCCGTAACATCGTACTCGAGCGGAACGAAGATCGCCGTCTCGCTCGCGTCGTCGCGCTCGACCGTCAGCGCGACTCGCTGATCGCTCCCGTCCTCGGCCAGGGGGCGGTAGTAGACGTCGGCCGCCGTGATCGTGACGCCTCCCTCCTCGACGAGGTCGTGGACGACCTCGTACTCCGCCGCGCTGACTGCGACGTCCAGTCCGACTCGTTCGTCTCGCTCGACCGGCGAGACGTCGGCCGGCTCGAGGACGACGGCGTCCCAGCCGTCCTCGCGGTACTCCTCGGCGATGGCTTGCGCGTCCTCGAGGAGGTCCGTCCAGAGCGGGTCCGTCGCCGACTCGTCGTCCGCCGTCATCGCATACCCTCCGGTCGCGTTCGTGTCGTCATACTCGAGTCCGACGAGTCGGAGCGGAAAAACGTTACCTCACTGCCGATTCGCCGGCGACGGCCGAAACGAACTGCTCGGGTACTCACCGGCGCGGGTCTTCGGTCACGTCTCGTCGGCGGGGTCCGTCCCGGACGGCGGCAGCTCCCACCGCTCCAGCCCGTCGCGCCAGATGTCCGCATCCGCGGGGTCACACGCCGCTTGCCACTCCGTCGGCGGCAGTATCGTCGCGTCGATGTCGCCGTTCTGCGCAGCGATCGGGGGATCGATCCGAACCTTGTGGGCTAGCACGCCGACGCCGTCCGTTTCCCGAATCCGGGCCAGCGCCGCCGTCGCCTCCTCGAGGGTCAGGAACGACAGGACACACTCCGTGACGAAGACGTCGATCCCGTCGATCCCGAACGCCTCGCGCAGCGACGCAACGAGGTCGTCGTCGCGCAGATCCGCCTCGATCGCCCACTCCTGCGTCGCCTCGTCCATCGCGTCCAGTGCGGATCGCGACGTATCGAAGCCGTAGGCGGCCACGCCGTGCTCGCGCAGCCCCTCGATGGTCGCCCCGGCTCCACACCCTGCGATGACGACCACCGGGTCCCGGTCGGCGGCCGCGACGGTGCCGGCGAACGACGCGAGTTCTCTGGCTTCGTCGTATCTCTCTCCCATGCCACACCGCCGGTTCGCAGGTCGAAAACGGTCTCGGTTACGGTTCGTCCCCGATGCTCTCGACCGAGACATCGGTCTCCGCCCCGATCAGGGCGTCCTCGACGGCCGTCCGAACGGTATCGGGATCCGACGGGCCGCCAGCGTCCGCGACGGTACCGACCGACGCCGGATCGAGCCCCATGGCGAGCGCGTCGTAGACCGCCTCGAGCACCCTCGCGAGCGCTCCGCAATTGTCTACGAGCACGATACCCGCGACGAGCGCGGCGTCCTGCCGGACGCGCTGAGCGATGCCGACGAGTTTTCGCCGTTGCCGTTCGTCGCCGCTCGCGTCCGCAACCGACAGCGAGTGCGTGCCGGGACAGAACGAGTCGTCGGGTTCGCCCCGACTCGGTTCGAGCCCGAGCGATCGAAGCGCCCGCTCGAGGGCCGCTGTAGCGCGTTCGTACCGATCCGTCGACCCGGAGCGAAAGTCCGCGACCGGCTCGGCGCGGGCGAACGCCAGCGTCGTCGTCCCGTCGTATGCGACCGCTCGACCCCCGACGTCGCGCTCGACTGGGTGAAACCCCCGCTCACGTGCGGTCTCACGGGCTCGGTCATACCCCTCGAGACGAACGTCCCGGCGACCGAACGCGACCTGGCGGTGAGGAGCCCAGACGCGGACGGCGGATTCACCGTCGGTGGCGACCGACAACAGCCGCCGGCTCGCGTCGCGATCGCGCTCGAGAGTCGGTGCCCGCCCGCGAAATACGCGCATACCGGACGTTGGACCCGGTGCATCTAAACGCTCCCGCTACTCACACACCCACAATCGATGGCCGTGACGCTTCCCGAGGCCGCGCTGGTACAGTACGAGCGGTTCTCGCTCTACAACTCGCCGTACCCCGCCCACGACGGCGGCTGTGCGATCGATCTCTATCCCGGTACGCTGGTCGACGGCCGAACGACCGCCGCACCGAGCCCGGTCGCCGGGACTGTCCGCGAGACCCGTGCGGTCCGCGCCCCGCTGAAACCCTACGCGCCCGAGCACGACCATCTCATTCTGCTCGAGCCGTCGGAGTCCGGGCTGTTCGCGGGACTGACGGTCAGAATCCTCCACGTCGATCCCTCGGTCGAGGCCGGCGACGTCGTCGAACGGGGCGACTCGCTCGGCAGCCTCGTTCGAGCCGGTTTTTTCGCACCGTGGGTCGACAACCACCTCCACGTCGGCTTCCGCGGTCCGGACCAGAACCCCTACCGGGCGTCGGGATCGCTTCCGATCGAACTCGGGGCGTCGGTTCGGCCGCTCGAGTGGGACGGCACCGGCCACGTTGTCTCGGTCGGAGACACCTACGCAGTGCTCGACACACCGACACATCCGAACCCCGGCGCGGAGTTCGTTGGCGTCCGAGCCGACCAGGGCGGCGTCCTCGACGGCGGACTCCCACACTACGACGGCGGCGGATTGCTCCGGCAGAACGGGTCGACCGAGGCCGACGACCCCTCCGAAACCGTCGTCTCGCTGAACGGCGACCGGATCGGGGTCGCGAACGGTCGCACGATCGCGTGGGACGACGTGACCGTGACCGCCAACGGCGAGTCGATCACCGGGCTGTCGCTGTTCTGCGCTCGAGACGGCGACTTCGGTGCGAAACTGATCTGCCCGGACCGGTCGTTCGAGCGCGGCGAGCGGGTTCGGGTGCGTGTTCGCTCGAGTGACGAGCGGTGAGCGCTGAGCCGTGAGCGCGGACCGCACCGACAGTTGCTCGCCGCGTCCGGCGGGTGAGCCGGACCGTATTAGTCGGTCCGCTCTCGGTGGCGCGCTTTCGCCCGCTGGTAGGTGTCGTCTTCGCGGACCCGTTTCCAGTATTCCTCGAAGACGAGCGCAGCGGCTCGTTTGTCCGCGTTGGCCCATTCCTGTGGGTCGCGTTCGACCCCGTCGTCGCCGTACTTCCGACCGCCGGGATACTTCGCGTACCGCATCGCCCGGGTGTACCCCATCTGCAGGTACTTCCGTGCCATGTCCATCCCGGGGAACTCGTCGTTCTCGCGATAGCGCTCGTACCGCTCGTAAATCGCTTCGGCGGCTTCCTCGGCGGCCGCTTCGTCCCGGTACGACCACAGCGGGAGCAACTCGCTCTTGTAGGGTTCGACCTTGAACACGCCCTCTTCGCCGCGACCGATCTCGTAGGCGTCGGGATCGGCGCGGAAATCGACGTCGTACTCGGGGCCGTCGCCGGTTTCGGAGTCACCGGTCATGGGTCGACGTACGGGTTCGGAACGAATCAACCCTCGACAACGGAGAGGGCGGGAAACGTAGCCGTCAAGACCCTCGCCGACAGACGGGTGGCTATGTCAGAGGACGCCCCGACGATGGACGCGCTCGAGGAGTTCGACGACCTCGAGAGCATGCTCCAGTACTTCCTCGACGAGAATCAGGACTTCCTCTCGTGGCTCGGCACGAGCGTCGACAACGTCGGCGACGGGTCGATGACGATGTCGATCCCCTACGACGAGAAATTGACGAACATGCGGCCGAACGCCGCGGACGACGAGCAGGCGGACCTCCACGGCGGCGTCGCCGCTACCCTCATCGACACCGTGGGCGGGCTCGCGCTCCGGACGGCGATCGACGACCCCTTCGGCGTCCGGATCGCGACGATCAACCTGAACGTCAACTACCTCCGCCCCGCGACGGCGGACCTCGTGGCGACCGCGGACGTGATCCGTGTCGGCGGGAGCGTCGGCGTCAGCGAGATCACCGTCGAGAGCACGGCTCCCGACGGCGAGACCAAGCCGGTGGCGATCGGACAGGGTGCCTACCGCGTGTTCCGCTCGGAGTAGCCGTCTCGTCCGTTCGGATCAGCGGGTCTCTTTCACCGTCGTGTTTTGTCGCGCGCCGGCCGACTCGCAACCAGTACGCTGCCTCGAGCGACGGTTCGATGCGAGATGTCCCGTCTGTAGCGGGATGGAAACCCGACCGCCGAGAGCGAACCACTAGCTGTCGCCGAACACGTTCCGTCTATTTTCCACCTCGTAGGAATTCATCTCTCACCTATTACGGTGGACTCTCGAGGGTGAACTGTACCGAGCGGGGCGGCAGGTCGGTATCTGCCGCCTCCGTACCACCGCGTTCCACCGGGTGCGCGGACGGAACCCGTGGCCTCGAGCCACACCCTGAACGACAATGACCCAACCCACCGACGCCGACGACAGACCCGCCGATACGAACCGTTCGACCGAATCCGCGATCGACGCCGGGAGCGATTCGGAGCGCGATCCGCTGTTCTCCCGGATCCCCAGACGGGACTTCGTGAAGGCCGGGGCAGCGACGGGCGCGATGGCCTCGCTGGCCGGCTGTACGGGGATGCTCGGCGGTGATGACGAATCGACGTCCCTGACGGACGTCAAGACCGACGTCGAGCCCGGCGAGCACGACGACTACTACGCGTTCCTCTCGGGCGGCCACACCGGCGAAATCCGCGTGTACGGCCTCCCGTCGATGCGACAGCTGATGCGCATTCCCGTGTTCCAGCCCGAGAGCGCCCGCGGCTACGGCTACGACGACCGCACGAGCGAGATGCTCGAGGACGCGGGCGGCTACTCGTGGGGTGACGCACACCACCCGCGCGTGAGTCAGACGGACAACGATTACGACGGCCGCTGGGCGTTCGTCAACGACAAGGCGAACGGTCGGATGGCCCGGATCAACCTGAAGTACTTCGAGACGGACGCGATCGTCGACATTCCGAACCAGCAGGGGACCCACGGTGCCTGTTGTCTGCTACCGGACACGAAGTACGTCTTCGGCGTCGGCGAGTTCCGCGTCCCGATGCCCAACGACGGGCGGGACCTCACCGATCCGGACAGCTACACCTCGACCATCGCCGCGATCAACCCCGAGACGATGAACGTCGAGTGGGAGGTGCTGGTCGACGGCAACATGGACAACGGCGACGGCGGCAAGGAAGGCCGGTGGTTCTTCGCGACCGGCTACAACAGCGAGCACGCCGTCACCGAGAGCGAGATGTCCTCGACGGACACTGACTGGCTGAAGGCCTTCGACGTGCCCGCCATCGAGGAGGCCGTCGAGGCCGGCGAGTACGAGGAGATCGGCGGCGTCCCGGTCGTCGACGGCACCCGAAACAGCTCGCTGAACGAGGGCGATCGTCCCATCGTCCGCTACATCGACGTCTCGAAGAGTCCCCACGGCGTCAGCGTCACGCCCGACGGGCAGTACGCGATCGCCAGCGGGAAACTCGACCCGACGGCGACCGTCGTCGACATCGAGACGCTCGCCGAGGCCGACGATCCCAACGAATCGATCGTCGGCCGCCCGCGACTCGGCATGGGGCCGCTTCACACCGCCTACGACGGCCGCGGCCACGCCTACACGACGCTGTTCATCGACTCGCAGGTCGTCAAGTGGGACATCGAGGCCGCCGTCGAGGCCAGCGAGGAGTCGACCGACCCGGTGATCGAGAAGATCGACGTCCACTACAACCCCGGCCACCTCATCGCCGCGGAGTCGTACACGGCCGACCCGCAGGGTGACTGGCTGATCTCGCTGAACAAGCTCTCGAAGGATCGGTTCCTGCCGGTCGGGCCGATGCACCCCGAGAACGACCAGCTGATCTACATCGGCGACGACGAGGAGGGGATGTCCCTCGTCAAGGACACGCCCTCCTACGCCGAGCCCCACGACGCCTCGATCGTCAGCGCGGACAAGATCGACCCCGCGAAAGTCTACGACCCCGAGGACTACGACGAGGAGTTCGTCGATACCGAGGACGTCGATATCTCCCGCGAGGACGGTCGCGTCCACGTGAAGATGTACTCGACCCGCAACCAGTTCGGCTTCGAGGAGGTCACCGTCACGGAGGGCGACGAGGTGACGATGACCGTCACCAACATCGAACAGACCGCCGACATCCTCCACTCGCTGGCGATCCCCGAGCACGACATCAACATCAAGCTCGCACCACAGGAGACGCGCGAAGTGACGTTCACCGCCGACGAGCCGGGCGTCTACTGGATGTACTGTGCGTTCTTCTGTAGCGCACTCCACCTCGAGATGCGCTCGCGACTGATCGTCGAACCCGCGGAGTGATCTCACGATGACCCGATCCCGCCTCACGCGGTTGCTCGAGTGCAGACGGCTCCTCCCGCTCGTCGCAGCCGTGCTGTTCGTGCTCGCCCTGCGCGTTCCGGTGTGGCGGATCACGCTGACGGCACCGCAGTACGTCGACGCGCTCGTCGTGGAGCTCTACGCCCACCCCCGGATCGGCGGGGACTGGCAGGAGGTCAGGGGGCTCAACAAGTACGTCGGGTTCTACTACCCGGATCCGGTGTACGCCGAGCCCAATTACGAGCCCCACGAGAAGGCGATCGACGTCCCCGAGTGGGTGCTCGGTCCGGTCGTGTTCCTCGGGATGGGCGCGGCCTCGGCGGTCGTTTCGCTCCTCCCGAGTCGACGGATCTCGCGCGGGTTGAGCGCGCTGTTTGCCAGCTCGATCGCGATCTTCGGTGCGATGGGTGCCATCATCCAGTACCGGCTCTACCAGGCCGGTCACTCGCTGGACCCCGACGCGCCGCTCAACGGCGTCGACGGCTTTACGCCGCCGCTGCTGGGATCTTACGAGGTCGCGAACATCAGCGGCACCGCCTGGTTCGGTCCCGGCGGCTACATGCTGGTCGGTGCGGTCGCCCTGCTGGGTGTCGCCGTCGTCTTCCGAGACTCGACGGCCACGGTCGGCGATCTGCCCGGACTCCTTCGAAACGGGTGGGAGCGGGGGCGAAATCGGATTCGCCGTCGCGACAGCGACGACGGAAGCCGCCAGCGAACTCGAGACGACGGATCGGACCCGGCCGTCGAAACGACTGACGAATCGACCACCGTCGGCGAACCAGCCGACGAACCGACCCCCACCGGCGAACCGACCGACGAACCGACTGTGAGCGACCGTTCGCGACCGTCGCCGGAGGGTGATCCCCGATGAGGGACGGTACCTTCGCCGTCGCCGCCGCGGTGGTCCTCGTGTGTTCGCTCGCGGGGGCGGCCGTCGCCGCGACGAGCGGATCGGCCGAGTCCGAGAGCGTCGACGGCTGGCGGGCGGACGTGCCGGCCGTCCACGACGTCGACGAACCGCAATCCGACGGCGTCGCGACCGTCGACGACAGGGAGTTCGACTCGGTACAGGCGGCGGTCGACGCCGCCGACCCGGGTGACACCGTTCGCCTCGAGGGGCGGTTCGACGAACGGGTCGTCGTCGACACGCGAGACGTGACGATCGCGGCCGTCGAACGCGACGGTGCGGTGATCGACGGCGGCGGGGAGGGGACGGTCGTCGAGATTCAGGCCGAGAACGTCACCCTCGAGAACGTCTGGATCCGTAACTCCGGCCTCGAGCGAGCGGACACCGACAGCGGCGTCGTGGTCAACGGCTCGAACGCGACGCTGTCGGCGCTCCGACTGACCGAGATCCAGTTCGGCGTCTGGATCGGGAGCGTCGACGACGTGACCGTCGAGGACTCCATCGTCGCCGGCCGCGAGGACGTGCCGCTGGCCGAGCGGGGTAACGGCATCCACCTCTGGGAAGCGACGGACGCCGAGGTGCGAAACAACTCCGTGACGACCGTCCGCGACGGGATCTACTACCAGTGGGCCGAGGGAATCGTCGCCGAGGGCAACACGATGTGGGACATGCGCTACGGCGTCCACTACATGTACTCGGACGACAACCGCCTCGAGGACAACGTCGCCTTCGACAACGACGTCGGCTTCGCGCTGATGGTCTCGAAGCGGCTGACGCTGCTGAACAACACTGCCGTGAACAACGACGGCACGAGCGGTCACGGCATCCTACTCAAAGACGTCGAGGACAGCGAGGTAATCGGCAACGACCTCGTCGGCAACGGCAACGGGCTGTACGTCCACAACTCCCAGGACAACCGCCTCGCGTCGAACCTCGTCCTCGCGAACGACGTGGGCGTCCACATTACCGGCGGCAGCAGCGGCGAGACCGTCTCGGGCAACAGTTTCATCCGGAACGGCGAAGCGGCGTTCGCGGAGACGAAGTCACAGACCAGCTGGAACGGTACCGACCGGGGCAACTACTGGTCGGCGGCCCGCGTCGCCGACCTCGACGAGGACGGGATCAGCGAGAACCGCCACCGACCCGCCGGCACCGTCGAGCGGCTGGTCCACGAGAAGCCGCAGGCGGCCGTCTTCGCCC
This portion of the Natrinema salinisoli genome encodes:
- a CDS encoding L-aspartate oxidase, with translation MTETDTSTATTTDGETADVLVVGSGIAGCAAALAAARDGADVLLLTKATKPADASTDWAQGGISTTRGNPASLKEDIIDASDGTADPAAVDVLVENADDAVEDVLVDTLEVGFDEADDGNFDYTREAAHSEYRILHVDAATGTHILRPFLHYVDDHERIEVRQDTAALELITAEGRVHGVVSDEEPVGHPIYAGATILATGGIGALYGRSTNPDDATGDGIAMAALAGADVEDMEYVQFHPTAYAGDDPFLLSEALRGEGAVLRSGDGEQFMDDYHPQGDLAPRDVVARAVETEREETGEVVLDVSPLEFEVEYPAIAEKCRDRGIEGDEIPVAPCEHFLCGGIDVDERGRTSLDRLYAVGECARTGVHGANRLASTSLLEGLVWGLRAGDAATGFEAEAVEASELRNRDPDLPERFAAEKFTRLRQTMDEYLGLERDPEEIARASSVLRRLKGEIDAYIRTRTARDLYELRNASIVSLLIARAASENTESVGCHYVATDGDESTAEPPADD
- the nadC gene encoding carboxylating nicotinate-nucleotide diphosphorylase; translation: MITDTQVERWLREDVGHHDVTNQVPGETIGRLVAKESGTAAGLEAATAVFDYLDVAVTERLAEGADVDPGDELLRVEGAAREVLRGERVAVNLAGHASGIATRTREAVDAAREARRASETRAATGREHRPESDTVAIAATRKTTPGLRGLEKRAVVAGGGDTHRLDLSHMVMVKDNHIAELGLEEAIAHFQEQTSFATKIDVEVETVADAPRAAAAGADIVLLDNMTPEETRRAVAELADYEGVLAEASGGISVADVPDYAATGVDVISMGSLTHSAPSLDLSFRTDE
- a CDS encoding DUF7529 family protein — protein: MTADDESATDPLWTDLLEDAQAIAEEYREDGWDAVVLEPADVSPVERDERVGLDVAVSAAEYEVVHDLVEEGGVTITAADVYYRPLAEDGSDQRVALTVERDDASETAIFVPLEYDVTACKSVFETALLEEELLTHVTTESADQWVSFSHDDPSLFLEESDVRAWSPETE
- a CDS encoding class I SAM-dependent methyltransferase, which codes for MGERYDEARELASFAGTVAAADRDPVVVIAGCGAGATIEGLREHGVAAYGFDTSRSALDAMDEATQEWAIEADLRDDDLVASLREAFGIDGIDVFVTECVLSFLTLEEATAALARIRETDGVGVLAHKVRIDPPIAAQNGDIDATILPPTEWQAACDPADADIWRDGLERWELPPSGTDPADET
- a CDS encoding lipoyl protein ligase domain-containing protein; protein product: MRVFRGRAPTLERDRDASRRLLSVATDGESAVRVWAPHRQVAFGRRDVRLEGYDRARETARERGFHPVERDVGGRAVAYDGTTTLAFARAEPVADFRSGSTDRYERATAALERALRSLGLEPSRGEPDDSFCPGTHSLSVADASGDERQRRKLVGIAQRVRQDAALVAGIVLVDNCGALARVLEAVYDALAMGLDPASVGTVADAGGPSDPDTVRTAVEDALIGAETDVSVESIGDEP
- a CDS encoding DUF4385 domain-containing protein, whose product is MTGDSETGDGPEYDVDFRADPDAYEIGRGEEGVFKVEPYKSELLPLWSYRDEAAAEEAAEAIYERYERYRENDEFPGMDMARKYLQMGYTRAMRYAKYPGGRKYGDDGVERDPQEWANADKRAAALVFEEYWKRVREDDTYQRAKARHRERTD
- a CDS encoding PaaI family thioesterase, producing MSEDAPTMDALEEFDDLESMLQYFLDENQDFLSWLGTSVDNVGDGSMTMSIPYDEKLTNMRPNAADDEQADLHGGVAATLIDTVGGLALRTAIDDPFGVRIATINLNVNYLRPATADLVATADVIRVGGSVGVSEITVESTAPDGETKPVAIGQGAYRVFRSE
- the nosZ gene encoding TAT-dependent nitrous-oxide reductase, encoding MTQPTDADDRPADTNRSTESAIDAGSDSERDPLFSRIPRRDFVKAGAATGAMASLAGCTGMLGGDDESTSLTDVKTDVEPGEHDDYYAFLSGGHTGEIRVYGLPSMRQLMRIPVFQPESARGYGYDDRTSEMLEDAGGYSWGDAHHPRVSQTDNDYDGRWAFVNDKANGRMARINLKYFETDAIVDIPNQQGTHGACCLLPDTKYVFGVGEFRVPMPNDGRDLTDPDSYTSTIAAINPETMNVEWEVLVDGNMDNGDGGKEGRWFFATGYNSEHAVTESEMSSTDTDWLKAFDVPAIEEAVEAGEYEEIGGVPVVDGTRNSSLNEGDRPIVRYIDVSKSPHGVSVTPDGQYAIASGKLDPTATVVDIETLAEADDPNESIVGRPRLGMGPLHTAYDGRGHAYTTLFIDSQVVKWDIEAAVEASEESTDPVIEKIDVHYNPGHLIAAESYTADPQGDWLISLNKLSKDRFLPVGPMHPENDQLIYIGDDEEGMSLVKDTPSYAEPHDASIVSADKIDPAKVYDPEDYDEEFVDTEDVDISREDGRVHVKMYSTRNQFGFEEVTVTEGDEVTMTVTNIEQTADILHSLAIPEHDINIKLAPQETREVTFTADEPGVYWMYCAFFCSALHLEMRSRLIVEPAE
- the nosD gene encoding nitrous oxide reductase family maturation protein NosD — its product is MRDGTFAVAAAVVLVCSLAGAAVAATSGSAESESVDGWRADVPAVHDVDEPQSDGVATVDDREFDSVQAAVDAADPGDTVRLEGRFDERVVVDTRDVTIAAVERDGAVIDGGGEGTVVEIQAENVTLENVWIRNSGLERADTDSGVVVNGSNATLSALRLTEIQFGVWIGSVDDVTVEDSIVAGREDVPLAERGNGIHLWEATDAEVRNNSVTTVRDGIYYQWAEGIVAEGNTMWDMRYGVHYMYSDDNRLEDNVAFDNDVGFALMVSKRLTLLNNTAVNNDGTSGHGILLKDVEDSEVIGNDLVGNGNGLYVHNSQDNRLASNLVLANDVGVHITGGSSGETVSGNSFIRNGEAAFAETKSQTSWNGTDRGNYWSAARVADLDEDGISENRHRPAGTVERLVHEKPQAAVFAQSPAFDAVKLAESSFPVLETPGIVDHRPLADSPHEHWRSYYENHDN